One genomic segment of Panicum virgatum strain AP13 chromosome 2N, P.virgatum_v5, whole genome shotgun sequence includes these proteins:
- the LOC120661662 gene encoding uncharacterized GPI-anchored protein At4g28100-like encodes MSAHLAVAVLLALLASTAHASDVPSFPLSQAQSPSNSSSPSNASSPPCHLDLSAELFGGVAAACGAGGGPGSLDRGRCCPVLAAWLFAAHARTALSLPPAPPPSALSGEEGLRPGDDGPMVPYDNQRCVDALGAALEKREVALPTPNKTCDTVLCFCGIRLHQIGSLRCPAAFAVGAAAKNATPTAAVKDLEKSCRNASYAGCSRCVQSLQKLKGNVSSEVSGGDRARRMLGRDCQLMGLTWLLAKNKTAYIPTVSAVLRAMLYAAHPTESGSSSGSGSGAVPRCSPDQENMPLAVDSLQFERTGTTSSAAAALTPHAAIPVALLLGLVLCGWW; translated from the exons ATGTCGgcgcacctcgccgtcgcggtgctCCTCGCCCTCCTCGCCTCGACTGCCCACGCCTCCGACGTGCCCTCGTTCCCGCTCTCGCAGGCGCAGTCCCCGTCCAACTCCTCTTCGCCGTCCaacgcctcctcgccgccctgcCACCTCGACCTCTCGGCCGAGCTCttcggcggcgtggccgcggcgtgcggcgcgggGGGCGGGCCGGGCTCGCTCGACCGGGGGCGGTGCTGCCCCGTCCTCGCGGCCTGGCTGTTCGCGGCGCACGCGCGCACCGCGCTGTCCCTGCCCCCGGCGCCCCCGCCCTCGGCGCTCTCGGGCGAGGAGGGGCTCCGGCCCGGGGACGACGGGCCCATGGTGCCCTACGACAACCAGCGGTGCGTCGACGCGCTGGGCGCCGCGCTGGAGAAGCGCGAGGTGGCGCTGCCGACGCCCAACAAGACGTGCGACACCGTGCTCTGCTTCTGCGGCATCCGGCTCCACCAGATCGGCTCGCTCCGCTGCCCCGCCGCGTTCGCCGTCGGCGCGGCGGCCAAGAACGCcacgcccaccgccgccgtcaaGGACCTGGAGAAGAGCTGCCGCAACGCCTCCTACGCCGGCTGCTCCCGCTGCGTCCAGTCACTGCAAAAG CTGAAGGGGAACGTGAGCAGCGAGGTCtccggcggcgaccgcgcgcGGCGGATGCTGGGGCGGGACTGCCAGCTGATGGGGCTGACGTGGCTGCTGGCCAAGAACAAGACGGCCTACATCCCCACCGTCTCCGCCGTGCTGCGCGCCATGCTCTACGCCGCGCACCCGACGGAGTCCGGctccagcagcggcagcggcagcggcgcggtgcCGCGGTGCAGCCCGGACCAGGAGAACATGCCGCTGGCCGTGGACTCGCTGCAGTTCGAGCGCACCGGCACCACGAGCTCGGCAGCCGCCGCCTTGACGCCGCATGCGGCCATCCCTGTCGCCCTTCTCCTCGGCCTCGTGCTCTGCGGCTGGTGGTGA